In Bacillus sp. FJAT-45037, the following are encoded in one genomic region:
- a CDS encoding sensor domain-containing diguanylate cyclase — MVTSILEDNVFKQVFEASLTGIAIIDMDGKYVTTNNAYDNMLGETLPTQAFIDHIHENDRIEVERVQQALMNQQSSPMSYHVRWNQESLHLHVIQVTHSLLYNAEDHPVFFLVQVEDITQTQATTHKLKVSEHRLHQLIETIPSGMVLLDCHGEIVFANKIGKDILRYTPDDESRSVYNAPSWKHTRLDGTDLTNDELPFSIVMNTKEAVFNIEHTIESPEGETTMISVNAAPLYDENDKINGVLSLITDITEQKRTEQELVEATLKFKQQSEVDGLTGIPNRRSFDRRFESEWAESVQHDTPLTLMLFDLDAFKSYNDTYGHQQGDDCLIQVAQCAAEVVADHGAFLARYGGEEFAVIMPHATKSESLQLATKINQEVYKLNIPHNESSAGTAVTVSVGVAYKQDQSYDDQEMFFYMADQAMYQAKEQGRNLVVVHQ, encoded by the coding sequence ATGGTTACTTCTATACTTGAAGATAACGTATTTAAACAGGTCTTTGAAGCTTCATTAACTGGGATAGCTATCATAGATATGGATGGGAAGTACGTAACAACTAACAACGCCTACGATAACATGCTAGGCGAAACCTTACCTACACAGGCATTTATTGATCATATACATGAGAATGACCGTATAGAAGTAGAGCGTGTCCAACAAGCTCTAATGAACCAGCAATCTTCCCCTATGTCTTATCATGTAAGATGGAACCAAGAAAGTTTGCACTTACATGTAATTCAAGTGACACATTCGCTCCTTTATAACGCAGAGGATCACCCAGTTTTCTTTTTAGTGCAGGTGGAGGATATTACTCAGACTCAAGCGACTACCCATAAGTTAAAAGTAAGCGAGCATCGTCTTCATCAATTGATCGAAACGATACCAAGCGGGATGGTGCTTCTAGATTGTCATGGGGAAATTGTTTTTGCTAATAAAATAGGTAAGGATATATTAAGATACACACCAGATGATGAGTCAAGATCGGTTTATAATGCACCAAGTTGGAAGCATACGCGTCTAGATGGGACAGATTTGACCAATGATGAATTACCTTTTTCGATTGTCATGAACACGAAAGAAGCGGTATTTAATATTGAGCATACGATTGAAAGTCCAGAAGGTGAGACGACGATGATATCAGTCAATGCTGCTCCATTATACGATGAGAATGATAAAATTAATGGGGTGTTAAGCCTAATTACTGATATAACGGAGCAAAAACGAACTGAGCAAGAATTAGTTGAAGCAACGTTGAAATTTAAGCAACAATCTGAAGTTGATGGCTTAACGGGCATTCCGAATAGGCGCTCATTTGACAGAAGGTTTGAAAGTGAGTGGGCAGAAAGTGTTCAACATGATACGCCCCTGACATTAATGTTGTTTGATCTTGATGCTTTCAAGAGCTATAACGATACGTATGGCCATCAACAAGGCGATGATTGCCTTATACAGGTAGCACAATGTGCAGCAGAAGTAGTAGCTGACCACGGTGCGTTCCTAGCGAGGTATGGAGGAGAGGAATTTGCGGTTATAATGCCTCATGCCACAAAGAGTGAAAGTCTACAGTTAGCGACAAAAATAAATCAAGAGGTCTATAAATTAAACATTCCTCATAACGAATCCTCGGCTGGTACAGCCGTTACCGTCAGTGTTGGTGTGGCCTATAAGCAGGATCAATCTTATGATGATCAAGAAATGTTTTTTTATATGGCTGATCAGGCCATGTATCAGGCAAAAGAACAAGGACGAAACTTAGTCGTTGTTCACCAGTAG
- a CDS encoding S8 family serine peptidase, whose product MKRTFKMLLIYTMMLVLVLSGFGTAASANGPQPQLAELKGDIDTSSSSVKTVIVELEAESIVEAKNKGKKQSKQQLKTQREKVKSDIQKRTTSSKVGQEYDYVFSGFAIEVKGTEIPNLLAVPGVKAVYPDVEYTTTAVDEGIVIDTDAYSPSMLDSAPFIGSNDAWDAGFTGEGVTVAVIDTGVDYTHPDLAHAFGEYKGWDLVDNNNDPQETPPGDSRGGSTVHGTHVAGTVAANGLIKGVAPDATLLAYRVLGPGGSGSTENVVAGIERAVQDGADVMNLSLGNTLNSPDWATSIALDWAMAEGVVAVTSNGNSGPNNWTVGSPGTSREAISVGATRLPYNVYQADINTQSDQSFPSTKVMGFPSDDALLALDGQEYEFIYAGLGGTADFDGLDVEGKIALIIRGEYPFVEKAENAMEAGAVGAIIYNHLAGEMPDIPGMAIPTLKLTNADGVALKADLEAGNDNVSFDISFDQKVGETMADFSSRGPVVDTWMIKPDVSAPGVNITSTIPTHQVEQPHGYASLQGTSMAAPHVAGAAALILEAHPSFEVDQVKAALMNTAENLTDANGKTYPHNTQGAGSIRVVDAIETKTLVTPGSHSFGVFDKSKGKQVERQHFTIENLSNERKAYSFDVQFGDASSAIKVNTSNNLRVQPGRTQKINFNVQVDASKLDPGYYPGTIVVSDGSQSIDVPTILFIKEPDYPRVTSFGHDTVPSNGTIAGSAYLPGGADDFGLWIFAPDLSAFYGEVSLANQVAPGFYNFSWDLTVEGQKLPAGSYRLAAFATHKGEQDYVIGDVIEIKE is encoded by the coding sequence ATGAAGCGAACATTTAAAATGCTATTAATTTATACGATGATGCTTGTCCTCGTCCTCTCAGGGTTTGGTACTGCAGCATCTGCAAACGGGCCTCAGCCACAGTTAGCCGAACTTAAGGGAGATATCGATACCTCTTCTTCTTCTGTCAAGACGGTTATTGTCGAGCTTGAAGCTGAGTCAATTGTTGAAGCAAAGAATAAAGGAAAAAAACAATCGAAACAACAGCTAAAAACGCAGCGAGAAAAGGTTAAAAGTGATATCCAAAAAAGGACAACTTCTAGCAAGGTCGGTCAAGAGTATGATTATGTATTCTCTGGCTTTGCAATTGAAGTAAAGGGGACAGAAATCCCGAACTTGCTTGCAGTTCCTGGAGTCAAAGCCGTGTATCCAGATGTTGAGTACACTACAACGGCGGTTGATGAAGGCATTGTGATTGATACTGATGCATACAGCCCTTCTATGCTTGATAGCGCACCGTTTATCGGCTCCAATGATGCTTGGGATGCTGGTTTTACAGGTGAAGGTGTAACTGTTGCAGTCATTGATACAGGCGTTGACTACACTCATCCTGACTTAGCCCATGCATTTGGTGAGTATAAAGGGTGGGACCTCGTCGATAACAATAACGATCCACAAGAAACACCTCCAGGTGATAGTCGTGGCGGTTCGACTGTACACGGCACACATGTAGCTGGTACGGTAGCTGCAAACGGATTAATTAAAGGTGTAGCACCTGATGCGACACTTCTTGCTTACCGCGTCCTCGGTCCTGGTGGCAGTGGCTCGACTGAAAATGTCGTTGCTGGCATTGAAAGAGCCGTTCAAGATGGTGCCGATGTGATGAATTTATCTCTCGGAAACACATTAAACAGTCCAGATTGGGCAACAAGCATTGCACTTGATTGGGCGATGGCAGAAGGTGTGGTTGCTGTAACATCTAACGGTAACAGCGGACCGAACAATTGGACAGTTGGTTCACCAGGTACATCGCGTGAAGCGATCTCAGTGGGAGCAACAAGGCTTCCATACAATGTGTATCAAGCAGACATCAACACACAATCTGATCAGAGTTTTCCTAGCACTAAGGTGATGGGCTTCCCAAGCGATGATGCTCTCCTTGCACTCGATGGTCAAGAATATGAATTTATTTATGCTGGATTAGGGGGGACGGCAGACTTTGACGGACTAGATGTAGAAGGAAAGATTGCTTTGATCATCCGTGGCGAGTATCCATTCGTTGAAAAAGCTGAAAATGCGATGGAAGCTGGAGCAGTTGGGGCAATTATCTACAACCATTTAGCAGGTGAAATGCCAGATATACCAGGAATGGCAATTCCTACGCTAAAATTAACAAATGCTGACGGGGTAGCTTTAAAAGCTGATCTTGAAGCAGGAAATGATAACGTATCATTTGATATTTCGTTTGATCAAAAAGTCGGTGAAACAATGGCAGACTTCTCATCACGCGGTCCTGTTGTTGATACATGGATGATTAAGCCAGATGTTTCTGCTCCGGGTGTCAATATTACAAGTACGATTCCTACTCACCAAGTAGAACAACCACATGGATATGCTTCATTACAAGGGACAAGTATGGCAGCACCTCATGTTGCTGGTGCAGCAGCTCTTATTTTAGAAGCTCATCCAAGCTTTGAAGTCGATCAAGTAAAAGCGGCACTTATGAATACTGCAGAAAATCTTACAGATGCCAATGGAAAGACATACCCTCATAATACACAAGGGGCAGGAAGTATTCGTGTTGTAGATGCAATTGAAACAAAAACACTTGTTACACCGGGTAGCCATTCTTTTGGCGTCTTTGATAAGTCAAAAGGAAAACAAGTGGAGCGTCAACATTTCACCATTGAAAATCTATCAAATGAGCGCAAAGCTTATTCATTCGATGTTCAGTTCGGTGATGCCTCCAGCGCTATTAAGGTGAATACGAGCAACAACTTACGTGTACAGCCAGGCCGTACACAAAAAATTAACTTTAACGTTCAAGTCGACGCAAGTAAATTAGATCCAGGATACTACCCTGGCACAATTGTTGTCAGTGATGGTTCTCAATCAATTGATGTACCTACTATTCTATTTATCAAAGAACCAGATTACCCACGCGTGACATCATTTGGTCATGATACAGTTCCATCTAACGGCACTATTGCTGGTTCAGCTTATTTACCAGGTGGAGCAGATGACTTTGGTTTGTGGATCTTTGCACCGGACCTTTCCGCTTTTTACGGCGAAGTTTCTCTAGCAAACCAAGTTGCTCCCGGATTTTATAATTTTTCATGGGATCTTACTGTTGAAGGACAAAAGCTCCCAGCTGGCAGCTACCGTTTAGCCGCGTTCGCCACCCATAAAGGAGAACAAGATTACGTGATCGGAGATGTTATTGAAATTAAAGAATAA
- a CDS encoding ABC-F family ATP-binding cassette domain-containing protein, with product MSILQIEHLTKTFGEKTLFNDLSFSIAEKERIGLIGINGTGKSTLLKVLAGIEGMDGGQLSHANDFHVEYLPQQPELDPTLTVLEQIYYGDSKIMQTMRVYESMVLDLESDPTNEKKLERLMKVQQEMDTLGAWEASTTAKTILNKLGVKNYRAQINTLSGGQKKRVAIAKALVQPADLLLLDEPTNHLDHETIEWLEGFLAQYRGSFIVITHDRYFLTRVTNKMIELDRGKLHHYEGNYEQYLELKAEREEQELSSERKRQNLLRRELAWLHRGAKARTTKQKARIQRVDELKEDKPEFLERDFDFAIGSTRLGSQVIETKGLSKQFQEQFFIQDLNYLMVKGERLGIVGPNGSGKTTLLQLLAGREKPTSGEIIVGETVRIGYYTQEDEEIDGDLRVIDYIKEVAEIVHTVDKQVITAEQMLERFLFPRSMQYTYVRRLSGGEKRRLYLLKILMSEPNVLFLDEPTNDLDTQTLSVLEDYLDQFPGAVVTVSHDRYFLDRVVDHLLVFKENGRIERFQGHYSDFLQAKNTVVESDSVKNDSKKPEKAKKKLSYHEQQEWKGIEGKIEQLEVKLAELEGTIAGAGSDYGKISDLMAEQEQVEKELEATMERWEELSLLIEEFQN from the coding sequence ATGAGTATTTTGCAAATAGAGCATTTAACAAAAACATTTGGAGAGAAAACGTTATTTAATGATCTCTCGTTTTCGATCGCGGAGAAAGAACGGATTGGGTTAATAGGTATTAATGGAACGGGAAAATCAACCTTACTAAAAGTTTTAGCGGGGATTGAGGGTATGGATGGCGGCCAATTATCTCATGCTAATGATTTTCACGTCGAGTATTTACCGCAGCAGCCTGAACTTGACCCTACACTAACAGTACTTGAGCAAATTTATTATGGTGATTCGAAAATCATGCAAACGATGAGAGTTTATGAAAGCATGGTTCTAGATCTTGAGAGTGACCCGACGAATGAGAAGAAGCTAGAACGTTTAATGAAAGTGCAACAAGAAATGGACACGCTTGGTGCATGGGAGGCTAGTACTACAGCTAAAACAATTCTAAATAAACTAGGGGTAAAAAATTACCGCGCACAGATCAATACCCTGTCTGGTGGACAGAAAAAGCGTGTCGCCATTGCCAAAGCGCTTGTTCAGCCAGCCGATCTCTTATTACTAGATGAGCCAACGAACCATCTTGACCACGAAACGATTGAATGGCTAGAAGGGTTTCTTGCACAGTATCGTGGGTCTTTTATCGTTATTACACATGACCGTTATTTCCTGACACGTGTAACAAATAAAATGATCGAGTTAGATCGTGGAAAGCTTCATCATTATGAGGGGAATTACGAACAATACTTGGAGTTAAAAGCCGAACGAGAAGAACAAGAACTGTCTTCTGAACGAAAGCGACAGAATTTATTGCGTAGAGAACTGGCCTGGCTTCATCGCGGTGCAAAAGCAAGAACAACGAAACAAAAGGCAAGGATCCAACGAGTAGATGAGTTAAAAGAGGACAAACCTGAGTTTCTCGAGCGTGATTTTGATTTTGCAATTGGTTCAACGAGACTAGGAAGTCAGGTCATCGAGACAAAGGGGCTGTCGAAGCAGTTTCAGGAGCAGTTCTTTATTCAAGATTTGAATTATTTAATGGTCAAAGGAGAAAGACTTGGCATCGTTGGCCCGAATGGAAGCGGCAAAACGACGCTACTACAGTTGTTAGCAGGTAGAGAGAAACCAACAAGTGGGGAGATCATTGTCGGTGAGACTGTAAGGATTGGTTACTATACTCAAGAAGATGAAGAAATTGATGGCGACCTCCGCGTTATTGACTATATAAAAGAAGTAGCTGAGATCGTGCATACTGTTGATAAGCAGGTGATCACAGCTGAACAAATGTTAGAACGCTTCCTGTTCCCACGATCTATGCAGTACACATATGTGAGAAGGTTATCAGGTGGCGAGAAGAGACGCCTCTACCTCTTAAAAATCTTAATGTCAGAACCAAATGTCTTATTCCTAGATGAGCCAACGAATGATCTTGATACTCAAACATTATCTGTACTTGAAGATTATCTCGATCAATTTCCTGGTGCTGTCGTAACAGTTTCCCATGATCGATATTTTCTCGACCGTGTCGTTGATCATTTGCTCGTTTTCAAAGAAAATGGACGGATTGAACGTTTTCAGGGGCACTATAGTGATTTTTTACAAGCGAAAAACACCGTTGTCGAATCGGACTCTGTAAAAAACGACAGCAAGAAGCCAGAGAAGGCAAAGAAGAAACTCTCTTATCATGAACAGCAAGAATGGAAGGGAATAGAAGGGAAGATTGAGCAATTAGAAGTGAAATTAGCAGAGCTAGAAGGTACCATTGCAGGGGCAGGCAGTGATTACGGAAAGATCAGTGATTTAATGGCGGAGCAAGAACAGGTTGAAAAAGAACTAGAAGCGACGATGGAACGATGGGAAGAACTCTCCCTCTTAATTGAAGAGTTTCAAAATTAA
- a CDS encoding DUF3658 domain-containing protein — protein sequence MIQLIFSRAATEAFDLAIQEDKGIMKGKLKVYEPYLQLGDMRDEQKRLGQLSQIFGFRTDSDEIANLQEQFYEERTTIQKFLQKGEEVMCWVGEEAADELAFLSLISSISTEDLGDNLKLNRVRGPLLVRELLPENLELHMNPVEVTVDMLNQLQASWNVLLDQGSDIRVRKADFIYDYVSFNHYDDLLLTFTKRSEPVNIKSIIGQMYGRHPHLPFPFFLWRIHTLAKKGVLHVVNDTMNEMEGTVILK from the coding sequence ATGATTCAGTTAATTTTTTCTCGCGCAGCGACAGAAGCATTTGATCTCGCCATACAAGAGGATAAAGGTATCATGAAGGGGAAATTAAAAGTGTATGAACCATATCTCCAGTTAGGCGACATGCGAGATGAACAGAAGCGACTTGGTCAATTAAGTCAAATATTTGGGTTTCGTACGGATTCAGATGAGATAGCAAATTTACAAGAGCAATTTTATGAAGAGAGAACAACGATTCAAAAATTTCTTCAAAAAGGAGAAGAGGTGATGTGTTGGGTAGGAGAAGAGGCAGCTGATGAGTTAGCTTTTCTCTCTCTTATTAGTTCGATATCTACGGAAGATTTAGGGGATAACTTAAAGTTAAACCGTGTGCGCGGACCACTCTTGGTGAGAGAGTTGCTGCCTGAGAATTTAGAGCTACATATGAATCCAGTTGAAGTGACAGTCGATATGTTAAACCAACTTCAAGCAAGTTGGAATGTTCTGCTAGATCAGGGTAGTGATATTCGTGTTCGCAAAGCAGACTTCATCTACGATTATGTTTCGTTTAATCATTATGATGATCTTCTTCTAACCTTTACGAAAAGGAGCGAACCAGTAAATATCAAAAGTATTATTGGTCAAATGTATGGAAGGCATCCGCACCTCCCTTTTCCTTTCTTTTTATGGAGGATACATACACTTGCAAAAAAAGGGGTATTGCACGTAGTGAATGATACAATGAATGAAATGGAAGGTACAGTGATCCTAAAGTAG
- a CDS encoding Glu/Leu/Phe/Val family dehydrogenase — protein sequence MKRKETQALIESVMGELAQKKGFLGIEDEEKRRFMCGSAKEILKTTDKIIKSYIRVSTDGGIMRIPAYRVQHNNISGFYKGGIRYSEFVNEAEVENLAILMTLKNALHRLPFGGAKGGVHVDPRKFSEKELNLISKKYVQRFANDIGPNHDIPAPDLGTSEKVVDWMVGEYKTINPGEPYLGSFTGKSVENGGALGRREATGRGTFLSYSWLIDQWAVKQESVQTKFGKKQWETLQFLKEQARNGVSIRVAVQGFGNVGSVAAYEAAHYANYKHTVVAVSDRFTTLYHPEGLDIPKLIEYTKDGRDLPRNNEELTLADIDAEIHSATDVLTIDTDVLILAAIEDQIHQENMDQVQAKVLVEGANAPISLEADDYFENKGVIVIPDILANAGGVIVSYLEWRQSRVTELFTEAGIIEDMSKQMIETLDNVYSAYFSSVDRTMRNVCFMLALERLTNLLYRHGKLY from the coding sequence ATGAAAAGAAAGGAAACACAAGCATTAATTGAATCAGTGATGGGTGAGTTAGCGCAAAAAAAAGGGTTCCTAGGAATTGAAGATGAAGAAAAAAGGCGTTTTATGTGCGGTTCTGCTAAGGAAATCCTGAAAACAACAGACAAGATTATAAAAAGTTACATAAGAGTATCGACAGACGGAGGAATTATGAGAATTCCTGCCTATCGTGTTCAACATAATAATATTAGCGGCTTCTATAAAGGTGGTATTCGTTATAGTGAGTTTGTGAATGAAGCAGAAGTGGAGAATTTAGCGATCTTAATGACGTTGAAAAATGCTCTTCACAGGTTACCTTTTGGTGGAGCGAAAGGGGGCGTCCACGTTGATCCACGTAAATTTTCAGAGAAAGAACTGAACCTTATCAGTAAAAAGTATGTTCAGCGCTTTGCTAATGACATTGGACCGAATCATGATATACCAGCTCCAGATCTTGGCACAAGTGAGAAAGTCGTTGATTGGATGGTCGGAGAGTATAAGACAATTAATCCTGGTGAACCATACTTAGGCTCATTTACAGGAAAGAGTGTGGAGAATGGTGGCGCACTCGGCCGCCGCGAAGCAACAGGAAGAGGGACGTTTTTAAGTTATTCTTGGTTGATCGACCAGTGGGCAGTAAAACAAGAATCGGTTCAAACGAAGTTCGGAAAGAAGCAATGGGAGACATTGCAATTCTTAAAAGAGCAAGCTCGTAATGGGGTCTCTATCCGAGTAGCGGTTCAAGGGTTTGGTAATGTAGGAAGTGTGGCCGCTTATGAAGCAGCACACTATGCAAACTACAAGCATACTGTTGTTGCCGTCTCAGATCGATTTACAACACTCTATCATCCCGAGGGCCTTGATATTCCCAAGCTAATCGAGTACACAAAGGATGGAAGGGATTTGCCTAGAAACAATGAAGAATTGACACTTGCAGATATAGATGCAGAAATTCATTCGGCGACAGATGTATTAACGATTGATACAGATGTGTTGATTTTAGCAGCTATTGAAGATCAAATTCATCAAGAAAACATGGACCAAGTGCAAGCGAAGGTTCTCGTCGAAGGGGCAAATGCGCCAATTTCTCTAGAGGCAGATGATTACTTTGAAAACAAAGGCGTCATCGTGATTCCAGATATTTTAGCAAATGCAGGTGGAGTGATTGTATCCTACCTTGAATGGAGACAGAGTCGAGTCACGGAATTATTTACAGAAGCAGGAATTATTGAGGACATGTCAAAACAAATGATTGAAACATTAGATAACGTATATAGTGCTTATTTCTCAAGTGTTGATCGAACGATGAGAAATGTATGTTTTATGTTAGCTTTAGAGCGTTTAACAAATCTGTTATATCGTCATGGAAAACTATATTAA
- a CDS encoding carbon-nitrogen family hydrolase, whose amino-acid sequence MKFAIYQMDIVPGDPQANREKVKNWVEDVCTEQKPDTLMLPEMWTTGYTLPILDQIAEREDGETFHFLSQLAKRYQVNFVAGSIATKLERGIVNRALVFDRQGECIYHYDKMHLVPMLKEPDYLVGGQEPLKTFTLDGHVCGLFICYDLRFPELARQLALNKAEIVFVPAEWPDERKIHWGVLQQARAIENQMYMITANRVGEYDDVIFAGKSAVTNPWGDQLAVGTFNEEETLHVEINLSKVPEIREAVPVFKSRVPHLYEIK is encoded by the coding sequence ATGAAGTTTGCCATTTATCAGATGGATATTGTACCGGGTGATCCACAGGCAAATCGCGAAAAAGTAAAAAACTGGGTAGAAGATGTTTGTACCGAACAAAAGCCAGATACACTTATGTTGCCGGAAATGTGGACTACAGGATATACACTTCCGATATTAGATCAAATTGCCGAACGCGAAGACGGCGAGACGTTTCATTTTTTAAGTCAGTTAGCGAAACGCTATCAAGTCAATTTTGTTGCAGGCTCAATTGCAACAAAGCTAGAACGGGGCATTGTCAACCGAGCCCTTGTCTTTGATCGCCAAGGTGAGTGTATCTATCATTATGACAAAATGCACCTCGTTCCAATGCTTAAGGAACCCGATTATTTAGTGGGCGGGCAAGAGCCACTTAAGACATTTACGTTAGATGGTCATGTATGTGGGTTATTTATATGTTATGATTTACGGTTCCCAGAGCTTGCGAGACAACTGGCTTTAAATAAGGCAGAAATTGTTTTTGTCCCAGCAGAGTGGCCTGATGAACGAAAAATACATTGGGGTGTGCTTCAGCAAGCTAGGGCTATTGAAAATCAAATGTATATGATTACAGCGAATCGCGTCGGAGAATATGATGATGTGATCTTTGCCGGAAAATCAGCTGTGACCAATCCGTGGGGCGATCAGTTGGCTGTTGGAACGTTCAATGAAGAAGAGACACTCCATGTTGAAATTAATTTATCAAAAGTGCCTGAAATTCGTGAGGCAGTTCCGGTGTTTAAAAGTCGAGTGCCACATTTGTATGAAATAAAATAA
- the thiT gene encoding energy-coupled thiamine transporter ThiT, with amino-acid sequence MNRQRLIIMIEVAVMAGLALVLSFVKFGALWAMGGSISLVMVPIFILAYRRGLKVGLLTGLLVGLLGLVTGATIVHPVQLVLDYPLAYSVLGVAGIFAAKRVQAIPTLVMMITGLVLATTLRFLSHFSSGIIWFGQYAPDGMNPVIYSALYNLSYLLPEMVITLAVMLFLAKSYPQFFKPNTRVR; translated from the coding sequence GTGAATCGACAACGATTAATTATTATGATTGAAGTAGCTGTGATGGCAGGGTTAGCTCTTGTTTTAAGCTTCGTGAAGTTTGGTGCGCTTTGGGCTATGGGTGGTTCGATTTCACTCGTGATGGTACCGATTTTTATTTTAGCTTATCGTAGAGGGTTAAAGGTTGGCTTGTTAACAGGCTTACTTGTTGGGCTGTTGGGGCTCGTAACAGGCGCTACGATTGTTCATCCTGTTCAGCTAGTACTTGATTATCCGTTAGCCTATAGTGTGCTTGGAGTCGCTGGCATATTTGCTGCAAAGCGCGTGCAAGCTATACCGACACTAGTGATGATGATTACAGGTCTGGTTTTGGCTACAACTTTGCGCTTTTTGAGTCACTTTTCTTCGGGCATTATTTGGTTCGGCCAATATGCGCCTGATGGCATGAACCCAGTCATTTATTCAGCACTTTACAACCTCTCTTATTTATTACCAGAAATGGTTATTACCCTAGCAGTTATGCTCTTTTTAGCTAAATCTTATCCACAGTTTTTTAAACCAAATACTAGAGTAAGATAG
- a CDS encoding ABC1 kinase family protein produces MKTLSLYRIFTIVFMSIKFFVQIIRFQREHRRNWNEEKWNQLLLRQAQEYKCKAIKLEGLLIKLGQFLATRADILPEVFLKELADLMDHVPPVAWKETKRVIEKELGEDLEAIFASISTDPVASASIGQVHKATLLTGEQVAVKVQRPTISKVINADLRALSIVMFLAGRFTFIGQAMDTKRLFQEIKQVITAELDFKQELANGVYFGEKYESFKEVHIPSFYQELTTKKILVMEWIDGKSVTNQALIAELPYSKEQLAKYLLSIFLEQLLREGLFHADPHPGNIMLKEDGTIVLIDFGMVATIKKKDSQELQKLVEALVLSDYSQVVDSLEQLRFLLPHADKQQLERMIRQFVDVALSANLTGWEEDVMQGLLADFRLLLRDLPVQMPSEFAFLGRAVSTLTGVLYSIDPKLDLFELGKPIVLDWLRDNETEGRSSFLDPKRWLEQVSKTLISLPNKLDALANEPRLYREQQERQYQERKKQQYSLWSRHYAFLLFLTGVISSLMALYLEHSPLLIGSSIVLSIGLLSLLITSKSIRP; encoded by the coding sequence ATGAAAACTTTATCACTCTACCGCATCTTCACCATCGTCTTTATGAGCATTAAATTTTTTGTTCAAATTATACGATTTCAACGAGAACACCGAAGAAATTGGAACGAAGAAAAATGGAATCAACTACTCTTACGCCAAGCTCAAGAGTACAAGTGTAAAGCTATAAAACTTGAAGGATTATTGATCAAACTTGGACAATTTTTAGCTACTCGGGCTGATATCCTACCCGAGGTCTTCTTGAAGGAACTAGCCGACCTTATGGATCATGTTCCCCCTGTCGCGTGGAAAGAAACCAAACGTGTGATAGAAAAAGAACTCGGAGAAGATCTTGAAGCGATCTTTGCGTCGATTTCTACTGATCCTGTTGCTTCGGCGTCGATTGGGCAAGTTCATAAAGCAACATTGCTCACAGGAGAGCAAGTCGCAGTTAAAGTGCAACGACCAACGATTTCTAAAGTCATTAATGCCGATCTTCGCGCATTATCAATTGTGATGTTTCTCGCTGGACGATTCACCTTTATCGGTCAAGCAATGGACACGAAACGTCTGTTTCAAGAGATTAAACAGGTAATCACAGCTGAACTCGACTTCAAACAAGAGTTAGCAAACGGCGTCTATTTCGGGGAAAAGTATGAGAGCTTTAAAGAAGTTCATATCCCTTCTTTCTATCAAGAACTTACAACAAAGAAAATACTAGTCATGGAATGGATTGATGGAAAAAGCGTAACAAATCAAGCTCTTATTGCCGAACTCCCCTATTCCAAAGAACAATTAGCGAAGTACTTATTATCTATATTTTTGGAACAGCTTTTACGAGAAGGTTTGTTCCACGCTGATCCTCATCCTGGAAATATCATGCTTAAAGAAGATGGAACGATCGTTTTGATTGATTTCGGCATGGTCGCTACGATCAAAAAAAAAGACAGTCAAGAATTGCAAAAACTCGTAGAAGCACTTGTCTTAAGTGACTATAGTCAAGTCGTTGATTCTCTTGAACAACTGAGGTTTCTTTTGCCTCACGCTGACAAACAACAACTCGAACGCATGATCCGACAATTTGTCGATGTTGCCTTATCAGCCAACTTGACTGGATGGGAAGAAGACGTAATGCAAGGATTACTTGCTGACTTCAGGTTGTTGCTCCGTGACCTTCCCGTCCAGATGCCTAGCGAATTTGCTTTTTTAGGGCGTGCCGTTTCTACGTTAACAGGAGTCTTGTACAGCATTGATCCAAAGTTAGATTTATTTGAACTTGGTAAACCAATTGTTCTTGATTGGCTACGCGACAATGAAACAGAAGGACGATCAAGTTTCCTTGATCCAAAAAGGTGGCTTGAACAAGTATCTAAGACTTTAATCTCTCTGCCTAACAAGCTCGATGCTCTCGCAAATGAACCACGTCTCTACCGCGAGCAACAAGAGCGACAATACCAAGAGCGGAAGAAACAACAGTACAGTTTGTGGTCTAGACACTATGCTTTTTTACTTTTTCTCACAGGGGTAATTAGTTCCTTAATGGCTTTGTATTTAGAACATTCTCCACTTCTTATTGGGAGTTCGATTGTCCTTAGTATAGGATTGTTATCCCTATTAATCACGAGTAAATCAATACGTCCATAG